Proteins co-encoded in one Corylus avellana chromosome ca9, CavTom2PMs-1.0 genomic window:
- the LOC132161768 gene encoding RING-H2 finger protein ATL1-like — protein MDGSMASQSQPSGSFYTPLLISLAGIVATSLAIAAYHLILVRFCLSRRRQHRHLQPEMFTGVGQKVLEKIPILSYSTGKDSGEMFREDQSECVVCLGELEEGEMVRLLPNCKHAFHVTCIDKWFLAHANCPICRSPVAAAAPTTLAKPLAVEVAQSLTLFREQGGDGGAVDSTSQSERSLKRSISMGHESYIININIQGEREQAFSASSSSSSSSSSSSSCSMKDDPMQSRSNRVRSTRQLDRMSLRLLRSFTQLRLGKGGSCNGILPY, from the coding sequence ATGGATGGCAGCATGGCGTCCCAATCCCAACCTTCAGGGTCTTTCTACACCCCACTGCTAATCTCCCTGGCCGGCATAGTCGCCACCTCTCTAGCAATTGCCGCTTACCATCTCATTTTGGTGCGATTTTGCTTAAGCCGGAGGCGACAACATAGGCACTTGCAGCCGGAGATGTTTACAGGGGTCGGCCAAAAAGTGCTCGAAAAAATCCCAATTCTCTCTTACTCGACCGGGAAAGATTCAGGGGAGATGTTTCGCGAGGATCAAAGCGAATGCGTGGTTTGCTTAGGAGAATTAGAGGAAGGGGAAATGGTAAGATTGTTGCCTAATTGTAAGCATGCGTTTCATGTCACGTGCATTGACAAATGGTTCTTGGCACATGCGAATTGTCCCATTTGCCGATCACCCGTGGCTGCCGCTGCACCGACAACGCTGGCAAAGCCATTGGCTGTAGAAGTTGCTCAGAGTTTAACTCTGTTTCGTGAACAGGGAGGTGATGGCGGTGCAGTTGATTCAACTTCTCAGAGTGAGCGATCATTGAAGAGGTCCATTTCCATGGGTCATGAGTCTTATATCATTAATATTAACATACAAGGAGAGCGAGAACAAGCAttttcagcttcttcttcttcttcttcttcttcctcttcctcttcttcatgtTCGATGAAAGATGATCCAATGCAGAGCAGATCGAATAGGGTACGATCTACGAGGCAGTTAGATCGCATGTCTTTAAGGTTATTGAGGTCTTTCACGCAACTACGTTTGGGAAAGGGTGGTAGCTGTAATGGGATCCTTCCATATTGA